TCGTTGAAATTAGTGGCTTTTTATCTGCCATGATGCAAATGCCTCCTTTATTTCGATTATAGATTCATAATCTGATTGCATAAAATCCAATAGTAGTAATGCTGCACCTTTATATAAGGAACTATCAGTATTTTTTAAGATTTTCTCGCAAAACGCAGGGATCCATTGCTGCATATGCTGTTCTAGGAAGTAAATTTGCTGCTCCAAAAGCTTTTCTAATTTTTCATCATTGGTTTGTGCTAAAGTCAAATCGTTTAAATAGAGTAGAAATTCCAGTTCAATTGCAATATGATCATCGGGCTCATTGTTTTCACCAACAAATTTTAAGCCATATTGATGATAAAGCTCGCGAACCTGGTAGGTCGTTTCTTCAAAAAGCAAACCTTCCTTACTGCGATAAACGGATTCCCATGGTGGAGCAAGAATCGTTTCTGGGCCAGTAAATAATCTGTGGAATTCTTCCTTTTGTACTAGAAGATCAGCGTCGGTGGCTTGGTCAAAAAACTGATAAAGGAGGGCACCGGCCTCATCTAACGCTTTTAGCTCTTCAAGATTCCCATTATCTTTAAGGTGTATAATCACATGTTTGGAGATGGGTTCGAAAAATAGTAATTGTAAAAACTGATAAAAATTTTGTCGGGCCTTAAAATAATCAAACAATTGCTGCATAAGACCAATCCTCTACGAAGTATTTTATATTGTGAAATAATTCACAATATATACGGCTAAATTACACCCAAAAACCAGGGTAGATGATTTTAGTCACATCAATCCCTTCATAATATCAGTATAATAAAAGATTTTTCGGTATTACTCTAATTGTAACGTATTGCCGTTTTACATTACTTCTGGTTCCAATGTTTTCACATATTTTTCAAAATGCTAAGACAAAATATGGACGAAATTGAAATTTTAATATTATTTTAAGAATTAAATGGAAGCATTTTTCTAATAGAAAGAAAACAGATTTCTAAAGAATCTTTTTGACTGAGATGACGGACTATACTATAATTAGAATGTTATGGGTTGAAAATTAAGTAGTCCAACAAGTTAACTCAACAGCGTGAAAACGCGTTTTTTTTATAAAAAATAACTATGTTAAGGCTGATTGTTGATTGGAGCGGAAGGTGCGAGACTCCTGCGGGAGAAGGTGTCACGGGAGACCCCACAGGCGCAAAAGCGCCGAGGAGGCTCCCGGACTCCCCGCGGAAAGGGAGGACCTGAAGCGGAAATCAACTAATAAATTAACAGAACAAAAAATAATTTCCGAAGAGGTGAAGAATTGTGTTTGATCGTCTTCAAGCAGTCGAAGATCGTTACGAAAAGCTGAATGAGCTTTTGAGCGATCCTGATATTGTCAATGATCCAAAAAAACTGCGCGATTTTTCAAAAGAGCAGGCTGATATAGCAGACACGGTGCAAACGTATCGTCAATACAAGGACGTCAAGGAACAGCTCCAGGATGCAAAAGCCATGCTCGAAGAAAAACTTGATGCAGAAATGCGCGACATGGTAAAAGAAGAAGTCTCGGACCTAGAGACACAAAAGGAAGAATTAGAAGGCCAGCTTAAATTCCTTCTCATTCCAAAGGACCCGAACGATGACAAGAACGTAATCTTTGAAATCCGCGGTGCTGCCGGCGGTGAAGAAGCAGCATTATTCGCCAACTCACTATACCGTATGTACAGCCGCTATGCTGAATCACAGGGCTGGAAAACCGAACTAATCGATGCCAACCCAACCGGACTTGGTGGCTTCAAAGAAATCAGCTTCATGATCACCGGAAAAGGAGCCTATTCAAAATTAAAATTTGAAAATGGTGCCCATCGCGTTCAGCGTGTACCGGAAACAGAATCCGGCGGTCGGATCCATACGTCCACCGCAACGGTTGCTTGCTTACCAGAAGCAGAAGATGTAGAAATCGAAATCCATGACAAAGACGTTCGCGTTGACACTTATTGCTCAAGCGGTGCCGGCGGACAATCCGTTAACACAACAGCATCAGCTATCCGCGTAACGCACATACCGACTGGGATCGTTGTAACCTGTCAGGACGAGAAATCTCAGCATAAAAATAAAGACAAAGCGATGAAAGTATTACGTGCGCGTGTCTATGATAAATTTTTGCAGGAAGCACAAGCAGAATATGATGAAGTCCGTAAATCTGCTGTCGGTACTGGGGACCGCTCCGAGCGCATCCGTACCTACAATTACCCGCAAAACCGCGTTACCGACCACCGCATCGGCTTAACGCTACAAAAGCTAGACCAAATCATTGAAGGCAAGCTCGATGAAATCATCGACGCCTTGATTTTGGAAGACCAATCAAGCCGATTGGAAGCAGCCTCAAATGAGTAAGATTTACGAAGCCCTCCATTGGGCTTCTTCTTTTTTAAAGGAGAAGAGTCGTGAGGAAAGTGCAGGAGAGCTGTTGTTACGCCATTTTGTGAGCATGTCGCGGACGGAAATGTTTACCCATTTTCATGATGAGATGGATCCTAAGGTAGAATCTCAGTTTCGTGCAGCAGTTGATGCGCATGCAGCAGGTCGCCCGGTTCAGTATATCATCGGCTTCGAGGAATTTTATGGACGCCGTTTTTTGGTCAATGAAGAGGTTTTGATTCCACGACCTGAAACCGAGGAACTTGTTTACGGAATGTTGGAGCGGATGCGGGATCTTTTTGGGAAAAATGGAGAAGTTTCAGTCGTCGATATCGGTACGGGGAGCGGAGCGATTGCGGTTACTTTGAAGCTGGAGCGGCCAGAGCTTATGGTAACAGCGAGCGATTTAGCTGAAGCCTCGTTAGAAGTGGCCCGCCGGAATGCTGCGACGCTAGGTGCGGACGTGGAATTTGTGCATGGCGACTTGCTACAGCCTTTTATTGCGGAAGGGCGTAAATTTGATGTCGTGATTTCCAACCCACCGTATATCCCGGTCGGTGATATTGCTGAGATGTCCGATATTGTAACGGAGCACGAACCTCACCGCGCCCTGTTTGCCGGTGAAGACGGACTTGATCTGTACCGTCGGTTTATGGAAGAGTTACCATTCGTTTTGAAGGAACGTGCACTTATCGGCTTTGAAGTAGGCGCTGGACAAAGCGAGGCTGTAGGAGCGATGCTGCGTGAGACGTTTCCAGGTGCTGAAGTCGAAATCGTCTTTGATATAAACGGCAAGGACCGAATGGTGTTCGCAAGGATAAAAAAATAGTTGATGGCCGTAGTACTTGTGGGTGAGTGCTGCGGTTTTTTTGTTTTTGTGTGCAAGCGGGTGTATTTACATTTAGGCGAATAAATAGTGGAATTAAGCGAATAAATGACCAGTTCAGGATAATAAATAGAAAATTAGGTGAACAAACGTCCGATTCAGGCGAATAAACAGTACATTTAGGCGAATAAACTCAGTTCCCCCTTTCCAATCAGCAAAACCTACTCATACCCCATCCTACTAAAAATTTTTCAATTTAATAGTTTAAGATTGTTCGCTCTTGTCCACAATGGCTAGTGAGGGGGCGAGGACGAAATGAAAAAACATATCATTACTGCTTATATATTATTATTATCATTCGCAACAATTTTTAGTTTATATATACCAAAAAGTGAAGTAGCTGCAACGGAGGAAACGGTCATACCGAACGAGGCGATCCGCCTACGAATTTTAGCAAACAGTGATTCAAATGAAGACCAAGCGCTAAAGCGCAAAGTCAGAGATGCCGTTAATGCAGAAATCACATTATGGGTACAGGATTTAACCTCATTAGAAGCGGCACGAACAACAATCAAAGCTGGACTTCCAGACATTCAAAAAATTGCTGAGCAAATTGTTGCGGAGGAAAACGCCAAACAAACAGTAAAAGTAGAGTTTGGTAAAGTAAATTTTCCGACCAAATTATATGGACAGTTCTTATATTCGGCTGGTGAATACGAAGCCATTCTTATCACATTGGGTGAGGGCAAAGGCGCCAACTGGTGGTGCGTATTATTCCCACCGTTATGCTTTCTTGATTTTTCTAACGGCGTGGCAGTAAGTGAGGGATTCGAAGGGGATAAGCCGAACAACGGCAATAATCAATCGACTGAAAAAATTGCAAAAGCAGAGGCACCAGTAAATACAAAAAATCAAAAAGACGAATTAGATACGGAACGACAGGAAGCTGAAGAGGAATCAACTCAAAGAGCAACTTACGAATCCGAAACAGAACAGACCCAATCAACAGAAACGCTTGCTGCACAAACAAAAGCAACAACTCAAAAAGAAAAAGTTACAGAGTCAAATTCAGAAGCAACTCAAGAACCACTACAATATGGCCAAAAAGTTAAAGCGGCGGCTCAAGTTTATAAAATGAAAGCAACAGAATACAACGATAATCACAATACAAATAACAAAGCAACCGAAAACAATACCGAAAAATCAGCAAAACCTCTAAAAACAGCTGCGAAATCAGCCAAAACGGAGAAACCTGTTTATACATCAGAAGATGAACAACAGGTTAAAGTGAAATTCTTCATCGCAGAAATCTGGACAAAAATCTTTTAATAAATCCAGTTTAGGCGTGAGACTAGCGGACTAAATACATAGGCCGAAATCGTAATATCCACACCGACTGTGAATAAGTGACTGAAATGCGCTCATCTCCAGCTCCATGCCGAGGAAATGGGGGCATTTTTTCATTAATATTGTCGATACTATTATAATTCCCGTTCTACTTTCTCTCTTTTTTCATATGGATATTAATAGAATTGAAAAAAGAGGTGATCGAAATGCAACCAAACATTCGGTTTGCTACTTTAGAAGATACGGAGAAAATCAAACATTATTTAGCACAAGCAAAGCTAGCCACAGAGGGGATTGAGGAATCAA
The DNA window shown above is from Bacillus sp. T3 and carries:
- a CDS encoding molecular chaperone TorD family protein, translating into MQQLFDYFKARQNFYQFLQLLFFEPISKHVIIHLKDNGNLEELKALDEAGALLYQFFDQATDADLLVQKEEFHRLFTGPETILAPPWESVYRSKEGLLFEETTYQVRELYHQYGLKFVGENNEPDDHIAIELEFLLYLNDLTLAQTNDEKLEKLLEQQIYFLEQHMQQWIPAFCEKILKNTDSSLYKGAALLLLDFMQSDYESIIEIKEAFASWQIKSH
- the spoIIR gene encoding stage II sporulation protein R: MKKHIITAYILLLSFATIFSLYIPKSEVAATEETVIPNEAIRLRILANSDSNEDQALKRKVRDAVNAEITLWVQDLTSLEAARTTIKAGLPDIQKIAEQIVAEENAKQTVKVEFGKVNFPTKLYGQFLYSAGEYEAILITLGEGKGANWWCVLFPPLCFLDFSNGVAVSEGFEGDKPNNGNNQSTEKIAKAEAPVNTKNQKDELDTERQEAEEESTQRATYESETEQTQSTETLAAQTKATTQKEKVTESNSEATQEPLQYGQKVKAAAQVYKMKATEYNDNHNTNNKATENNTEKSAKPLKTAAKSAKTEKPVYTSEDEQQVKVKFFIAEIWTKIF
- the prfA gene encoding peptide chain release factor 1 translates to MFDRLQAVEDRYEKLNELLSDPDIVNDPKKLRDFSKEQADIADTVQTYRQYKDVKEQLQDAKAMLEEKLDAEMRDMVKEEVSDLETQKEELEGQLKFLLIPKDPNDDKNVIFEIRGAAGGEEAALFANSLYRMYSRYAESQGWKTELIDANPTGLGGFKEISFMITGKGAYSKLKFENGAHRVQRVPETESGGRIHTSTATVACLPEAEDVEIEIHDKDVRVDTYCSSGAGGQSVNTTASAIRVTHIPTGIVVTCQDEKSQHKNKDKAMKVLRARVYDKFLQEAQAEYDEVRKSAVGTGDRSERIRTYNYPQNRVTDHRIGLTLQKLDQIIEGKLDEIIDALILEDQSSRLEAASNE
- the prmC gene encoding peptide chain release factor N(5)-glutamine methyltransferase, with the protein product MSKIYEALHWASSFLKEKSREESAGELLLRHFVSMSRTEMFTHFHDEMDPKVESQFRAAVDAHAAGRPVQYIIGFEEFYGRRFLVNEEVLIPRPETEELVYGMLERMRDLFGKNGEVSVVDIGTGSGAIAVTLKLERPELMVTASDLAEASLEVARRNAATLGADVEFVHGDLLQPFIAEGRKFDVVISNPPYIPVGDIAEMSDIVTEHEPHRALFAGEDGLDLYRRFMEELPFVLKERALIGFEVGAGQSEAVGAMLRETFPGAEVEIVFDINGKDRMVFARIKK